One genomic segment of Natrononativus amylolyticus includes these proteins:
- a CDS encoding ABC transporter ATP-binding protein yields MAAIRVDGLTKTYGRTVALDDLSFRVDEGEVFGFLGPNGAGKSTTINVLLDFVRPSAGEATVLGLDAHRDSREIRRRTGVLPEGYETYDRLTARQHLEFAIESKGSDDDPERLLERVDLADAVDDKTGGYSKGMAQRLMLAMALVGEPELLILDEPSTGLDPNGAREMREIVREENARGATVFFSSHILEQVEAVCDRVGILRAGEMVAVDTVEGLRDSVATTTTLRVTVDRIDDDALAAVRALADVAEVATDEREEPTVVVQCNGSKTAVLRELEDHGLEVRDFVTKEASLDDVFHSYTAEARP; encoded by the coding sequence ATGGCCGCGATCAGGGTCGATGGACTGACGAAAACGTACGGTCGGACGGTCGCCCTGGACGACCTCTCGTTTCGCGTCGACGAGGGAGAGGTGTTCGGGTTTCTGGGGCCGAACGGCGCCGGCAAGTCGACGACGATCAACGTCCTCCTCGACTTCGTACGCCCCTCCGCGGGTGAGGCGACGGTGCTCGGACTCGACGCCCACCGCGACAGCCGGGAGATCCGCCGGCGAACCGGCGTCCTCCCGGAAGGGTACGAGACCTACGACCGCCTCACCGCCCGCCAGCACCTCGAGTTCGCCATCGAGTCCAAGGGGAGCGACGACGACCCCGAGCGACTGCTCGAGCGCGTCGACCTCGCCGACGCCGTCGACGACAAGACCGGCGGCTACTCGAAGGGGATGGCCCAGCGGCTCATGCTGGCGATGGCGCTGGTCGGCGAGCCCGAGCTGCTGATCTTAGACGAGCCCTCGACCGGGCTCGACCCCAACGGCGCCCGCGAGATGCGCGAGATCGTCCGCGAGGAGAACGCCCGCGGGGCGACCGTCTTCTTCTCGAGTCACATCCTGGAGCAGGTCGAAGCCGTCTGCGACCGCGTCGGCATCCTGCGGGCGGGCGAGATGGTCGCCGTCGACACCGTCGAGGGCCTGCGCGACTCCGTCGCGACGACGACGACCCTCCGGGTGACCGTCGACCGGATCGACGACGACGCCCTCGCGGCCGTGCGCGCCCTCGCGGACGTCGCGGAGGTCGCGACCGACGAGCGCGAGGAGCCGACGGTCGTCGTCCAGTGTAACGGCTCGAAAACGGCCGTGCTCCGGGAGCTCGAGGACCACGGCCTCGAGGTGCGTGACTTCGTGACGAAGGAGGCCTCCCTCGACGACGTCTTTCACTCCTACACCGCGGAGGCCCGACCATGA
- a CDS encoding ABC transporter permease — MSASDSRSGGPAVDLDPDSVIAVARKDFHDAARSKVLWLLTTIFVAFLGGMAFLFVYLDDLLAQEGEEIAAVSLILFLEQPVAWLLPLIGLLVGYKSLAGEIDSGTGKILFSLPHSRLDVVVGKFLGRSLVLWAALFAGLAVAFVIIVALYDEVNAFQLFVFSLLSLLLGTVFVGIGVAISSLTTSTGKAAAGVVGVFIFFYFVFDSFRLVAYYLLTGNVFPEPPAPGWYLFVPRLNPMGAYDGALYGLLPDATLQEIAFWHEGELPFYLSDWFAVLILLAWLVVPVALGYLRFRNLDL; from the coding sequence ATGAGCGCGTCAGACTCCCGGTCCGGCGGGCCCGCCGTCGACCTCGACCCCGACAGCGTGATCGCGGTCGCGCGAAAGGACTTCCACGATGCCGCCCGCTCGAAGGTGCTGTGGCTGTTGACGACGATCTTCGTCGCCTTCCTCGGCGGAATGGCGTTCCTGTTCGTCTACCTCGACGACCTGCTCGCCCAGGAGGGCGAGGAGATCGCCGCCGTCAGCCTGATCCTCTTTCTCGAGCAGCCGGTCGCGTGGCTGTTGCCGCTGATCGGCCTGCTCGTCGGCTACAAGTCCCTCGCGGGCGAGATCGACTCGGGAACCGGGAAGATCCTGTTCTCGCTCCCGCACTCGAGGCTCGACGTCGTCGTCGGGAAGTTCCTCGGCCGCTCGCTCGTCCTGTGGGCTGCGCTGTTCGCCGGTCTCGCGGTCGCGTTCGTGATCATCGTCGCGCTGTACGACGAGGTGAACGCCTTCCAGCTGTTCGTCTTCAGCCTGCTCTCGTTGCTGCTCGGGACGGTGTTCGTCGGGATCGGGGTCGCGATCTCGTCGCTGACGACCTCGACGGGCAAGGCCGCGGCCGGCGTCGTCGGCGTCTTCATCTTCTTTTACTTCGTCTTCGACTCGTTCCGCCTCGTCGCCTACTACCTGCTCACGGGGAACGTCTTTCCGGAGCCGCCCGCGCCGGGGTGGTACCTGTTCGTCCCCCGGCTGAATCCCATGGGCGCGTACGACGGGGCGCTCTACGGTCTGCTCCCCGACGCGACGCTCCAGGAGATCGCCTTCTGGCACGAGGGCGAGTTACCGTTCTACCTCTCCGACTGGTTCGCCGTCCTCATCCTCCTCGCCTGGCTGGTCGTCCCGGTCGCGCTCGGCTACCTCCGATTCAGGAACCTCGATCTGTAG